CGGGTCGGTCGTCGTGGGTCGGGCCGGGAGGTCCGGTCGCTACTGCTCTGCGGCCGGCGTCTCGGCCGCCTCGCCGTTCGCGCCGTCCCCGCCGGCCGACTCGCTCCCACTCTCGCCCTCGATGAGCGCTTCGAGCGGGTTGTCCTCGATGTCCAGCGGGAGGTCGACGCGACCCCGTCGGCGCGAGGACTCCCAGGCGGCGAAGGCGAGTTCCGTCCCGGCGAGGGCGTTCCGCCCCGAGATCTCGGGTTCACGGTCCTCGCGGAGCGCGCTCACGACTTCCTCGATGGCCCGCTCGTAGAAGGTCGTCTCCTTGAACCGCCGGGCGGAGACGCCGGGGATGCGCTCGGCGAGGAGGATCGCCCCGGCGCGGGCCTTCCCGTAGCTGGGCGCGTGGATGCTGTCGCCCGTGCTCACGGTCTTCCACTTGCCGCCGTCCTTGCGGTAGCGGAGCGCGGGGCCGCCGTCGACGCCCATCTCGATGACCCCGTCGGTCCCGACGAGGCGGTGGTAACAGCCGATCACGTCCTTGCCGTCGCCCGTGGCGGCGACGCCGTAGACGCCGTTCTCGTACTTCCACTGGACGAAGCCGTGGTTCTCGTTGTGCGCGCCGAACCAGACGTTCTCCTCGCGGAAGTCGATGCCCCCGAGCACCCACTCCGCCTCGGCGTCGTCGGTGTAGTACCGGCAGAGGTCGAACTGGTGGACGCCCGCGTCGAAGAGGTTGTCCTCGGCCCACTCGATGCGGACGAGGTCGCCGATCGTCCCGTCAGCGAGGAGGTCCTTCGCCTCGCGGAACGGCTCGCCGAAGCGGCGCTGGTTGTCGATGGTGAGCTGGACGCCCTCGTCGTCGCAGGCCTCGAGCATGCGCTTGCAGTCGCCCCAGGTGGTCGCCATGGGTTTCTCGCAGTGGATCGCCCGCGGGACGCCGCTCTCCGCGCAGCCGACGACGATCTCGGCGTGGATCGCGGGGGGGACGCAGACGCTCACGACGTCCGGTTCGGTCGCGCGGAGCATCTCCTCGTAGTCCTCGAAGACGTTGCCGGGGGGGATGTCGAAGTGGTCGGCGAACGCCTCTGCGTTCTCCCGGACGATGTCGGCGCAGGCGACGAGTTCGCAGTCGTCGAGGCGCTGGTAGCCCGGCGCGTGACGGTACGCCATCGCGTAGCCCGTCCGTCCCTTCTTCTCCGGGTTCGCCCCGGTTCCGATGATCGCGACGCGGTATCCCATTGTAACGCGATCCTAGATTCCCACGGACATGACTATGACGAGACTAACGCGAGTAGGCGACGACTATCGATCCGCAGCGCCGCGCTCGTAGGTTCGGGCCGTCTTTCGCGCGATCGTCTCCCAGTCGAACTGGCGCACTTTCTCGTAGTTGTACGCGCCCATGCCGTCGAGGTCGGCGTCGAGGGCGGCCGTCAGCGCGTCGCGGAGCCCGTTCCGCTCGTCTGGATCGTACGCGAAGCCGCCCTCCTCGTCGAGGAGGTCCGCGACGCACCCGCGGCGCGGCGCGACGACCGGGCGACCGAACGACATCGCGAGCAACGCCGTCCCCGAGGTGAGCACTTCCTCGAACGGAAAGACCGTCACGTCGGCGGCGTTCATGTACAGCTGGATGTCGTCGTCCGGCACGAACTCGAGGACGGGCAGCACCCGATCGTCGGTCGCCGCGAGGTCGAGGATCTGATCGCGGAGGGTGTCGTTCCACGGGCTTCCGACGACCAGCAGGCGCGCGTTCTCGTCCTCGAGGCAGCGGAACGTCCGGATCAGCTTGAGGACGTTCTTGTAGGGACGGATGAGCCCGAAGTAGAGGAAGACGCGCGCGTCCTCGTCCAGGTCGAGCGTCTCGCGGGCGGTCTGCCGATCGACCTCGTTCCGGTAGCTCCCGATGTAGTTGCCGTGGGGGACGATCTCGATGCGCCGGGCGACGCGCTCGGGGAGGTCGTACTCCTCGACGATGAGGTCGCGCGCGTTCGGACAGTGGACGATGACGCGATCGCAGAGGCGCGCGGTGACGTGACGGACCGCGTGCTCGACGCGCGGCGAGCGCCGCTCGTGGTCGGCCAGGTTGTGGACCGTCCAGACGACCTCGACGCCCAGCAGGCGGAGGACGAGCAACTCGACGAGCAACCGGAGACCGAGTATCGCGGTCACTACCGGCCGCTCGGTGACGAAGTACCGGTGGAGCCAGTGGACGTGAAACACGTCCGGTCGACCCTGTCGATACACCGCTTC
The Halomarina pelagica DNA segment above includes these coding regions:
- a CDS encoding glycosyltransferase; its protein translation is MYPDYSSSNSYQRQLRDGLADCGYDVHLSQCDRPFPLLEAVYRQGRPDVFHVHWLHRYFVTERPVVTAILGLRLLVELLVLRLLGVEVVWTVHNLADHERRSPRVEHAVRHVTARLCDRVIVHCPNARDLIVEEYDLPERVARRIEIVPHGNYIGSYRNEVDRQTARETLDLDEDARVFLYFGLIRPYKNVLKLIRTFRCLEDENARLLVVGSPWNDTLRDQILDLAATDDRVLPVLEFVPDDDIQLYMNAADVTVFPFEEVLTSGTALLAMSFGRPVVAPRRGCVADLLDEEGGFAYDPDERNGLRDALTAALDADLDGMGAYNYEKVRQFDWETIARKTARTYERGAADR
- a CDS encoding Gfo/Idh/MocA family protein — protein: MGYRVAIIGTGANPEKKGRTGYAMAYRHAPGYQRLDDCELVACADIVRENAEAFADHFDIPPGNVFEDYEEMLRATEPDVVSVCVPPAIHAEIVVGCAESGVPRAIHCEKPMATTWGDCKRMLEACDDEGVQLTIDNQRRFGEPFREAKDLLADGTIGDLVRIEWAEDNLFDAGVHQFDLCRYYTDDAEAEWVLGGIDFREENVWFGAHNENHGFVQWKYENGVYGVAATGDGKDVIGCYHRLVGTDGVIEMGVDGGPALRYRKDGGKWKTVSTGDSIHAPSYGKARAGAILLAERIPGVSARRFKETTFYERAIEEVVSALREDREPEISGRNALAGTELAFAAWESSRRRGRVDLPLDIEDNPLEALIEGESGSESAGGDGANGEAAETPAAEQ